CTCAGGCCACAAAAAAGATCTtcagttcagtttcacattcaggtcCAATCTCCCCTCACTCACCAGTTCCAGCACACATGCAGCTGGGCTTGGGAGTAGGTCTATGGTCTCAAATAGCGATCCAGGGGTCTGAGATAATATGCTTTACCCTCTGGAGATGATCAGTTCCCCCAGCTCTCCCACAAACCAGGCAGTACTCAAAAAGTCTCAAACAAATGCAAACTCTTTATTTAAACTCTTGCAATAGGCAAACAGCAACTGGCAAGTTATCAGTCCAACTTATTCCTTGTTGTTATCCCCAAAGAGGAACTCCCTTTTCCACTTCTTCCCCAAATTATATTTACAGGATACTTAATGTTATATTTACAGGTATTTACAGCTTCTCCTGTCCGTGCCTAAACAAAGCAAATGTCCTGAAATAGTCCTCTTTGCGGTAATTCTGCCTGGTTGACGTCACTTCCGGCATCCCATGGAGGGAGCCATCTTGGCGATTGCCGAGAGATAAGAGAGCTTCTAGATAAACTGGAGCCCCTGAAGACGCCTAGTGCAAAACGCGTCAGGCTTGAAGAGGCTTATGCTAAGAAAGACGCTGTGTAAATGCGTTACAGAATTTTGAACTGTGAGGCTCTCCTTTGTCCTTTTAATCGTCCATGCAGCCGACAGGAAAATAAGGAGCCCACAAGTTTGCACCGCTAAAGGATAAGACTTTTTGGATTACATATGCTTTATTATCCTTCAAAAGACAAGAAGTGCCGCTTTGTTTAACAAGCGTTACTCTCTTATGGACTGTTTCAGGACATTTGCTTTGTTTAGGAAGGTCATTTTGTACTGCATCTGCATTTGTATTTCGAATGAATAGAGTGGTGACAAGTAGCTCCATTGAAATATGAATGGTTGTATGTTTGATGTATATTGTAGGTAGATTTATTTGTGTCTAGGTAGCATAAATAGGAAGTATTCCCACATGAAAGTGGTTTTTGAATAAATATTTCAGTAAAGATGGAGAATATTATCAAAGTTAACGAGTTGTGGAATGTTTGACTTgcctattcattagggatatcttaAAAACTGAAGTGGTTGGCTGTCTTGAGAATTAGGCAAGAACCAATGCATTAACAGCACTGCTACTGTCTgaacattaattaaaaaaaatatatggaatTGATATATCTCAATTCCATGAAGTCATTTGGATGATATCAAGGAGCTCATACTTTCCTTTTATATTCCTGCAACCCCTAGAAACCATATATGAATGCCTGCTAGCCATTTGTTTAATGCCCTCTTCTTTTCATCAAAGTGGGGTTGATTTGCAATGGCAAAAGGAAAACAGTAGAAATTATGCAAGAGAAAATACTTGCAAGAAGCCCAGAGGTACAGCTCATCCAAACATTAGCAAGCTTAACTGCAACTCCAATTCCCACGAAGGGCGTGGAAGAGAAACATATATATGCTTTTGTTTTCAGTCTTcatttaccacttttttttttctgcattttagcatgtgctaattaatTTGGGGTGCACCAAAAcgatttagcatgtactaacaaaacctgagtgtgtgtgtgtgtgtgtgattttgaATGGGAAAGGATACAAAATGTCAATATAATTGCCCTATCAGTTAGAAATGCACAATCCCTAATTTATATGCTGTGCACAagcagtcacccccccccccccccccaaaaaaaaaacaaaaaaaaaaacagaactattTTGCTAAATCCAAAATCAACACCAGTTCAGGTGGTTTTAAAAAATGAGGAAGGACAAATAAAATACTCTTGTTCCTGTAATCTGTAGCATCTAGCTGTATATAAGACATTGTATATTCTCTATGTTTTTTCCTCTAGGATTTTGTTTAAAACATAAAGGACTGCATATGTTGGCCCTTCTGGAAGTATAAATGGAAAACATATATCAAGAATATTTGGCACCACAGggaactgtggtgaaaccttatTACTGGCTGACACCCAACCAAGGCTGTTCAAGGTGTCCCTATCACATACAGACAGATGAAGGGGCACGCATCTCCTATGCAGAATTTTACAGAACTTTTGGATTCCCTTATGGCCCAATACTGGTTCCTAAGCAGCACCTACTGTTTTATGAACTGAAGACTTTCTCAGGAACACCAGTTCAAAAGGGCCGTGCTACAAACTGTATTGTGTTCGATCTCCACCCAGAGTCAATTCTATTTGAGACAGGGGGCTATCTGGACTCATTGGTATGCCATTATGAAAACATTGGTTATCTTACGCTTTATTCGAACTACAGTCCTTGCAATGAGTCAGGCCACTGTTGCATAAGCAAAATGTATGATTTCTTAGGAAGGTACCCGAGCATCAGGCTTGACATCTACTTCTCTCAGCTCTAtcatacaacacatgaatttccCACTGCTCCCTGGAACCGGGAGGCTTTGCGGAGCCTTGCTAGCTTGTGGCCTCGAGTGACTTTAAACCCTCTCAGCGGCGGCTTCTGGCAAGCCCTTCTCTACAGCTTTGTCAAAAGTGTTCCAGCAGCAAGCCTGTACCAGCCAATTATGCCTGCAAGAGCGTTAGCTGACAGATACAATGTGCAACAAATTCAGACCATAACAGGAATTGCACCTTATTTTGTAGATGTATCTTCCTCGACAAGTTATCCAGTCCAGGAACCCTACAAAATTGTCCCCCATCACAATATGGATATCAACTTTCCCCAGCAATACTCTCAAGGTGTTAACAGTGGACTGATACCAGTGATTGCATTGGGGTCACCAGTCCCTTTTCTCACCATGTTTGCACCCAGTTATGGACAACAGCAGCAATCATACTCAAAACCAAAGAATATTGTGCGACATCTCAAAATGCCAGAGGAgttaaaggaggaaagaaaaagaattcTTCCTAAAGAAACAGCTGTGCAGACAGTGCAAATTACAAAGCAATTTGTAAATGAAGATAAAagagacagaaaaaataaatgaattCCAATTGGTCAAAAAAAATAATCCACTCagtacatgcacattacattatACAAAGTTAGAATGTTCATCTGCTGATGGAGAGTATCAGCAAGATGGCTGCCATACAAGAAAATGAACTCTTTGCAGGGTGATCTCTTCATTAGAGCAACTTCAATGATGATGCAGGACAATATCCTTCCAAAAACTCTTCACTACAGAAGGCTTGTCAAACAGGATCAATATGGCTATTAGATCTCTCATACAGGAATAcgtattatatttatgtttgtgGATCTGATTATCAAGACAATATCCTGACCAGTTTCAGTGTTCTTTATTTCAGTGGTCAGTCAACTATTATAGTGGCTGCAGGTGGAACTCCCTTACTGTCAAGAATATTCTCCTCCCTGTGTCTCGGTTACAAAACCTGTCCCTTGACTGGAGTTTCAATAATATCAGACAAACTCAGAGAGTGTGGTTCTCAAACCAGGGCCAGTGCAAAAGTAGTAGGGACCCAAACCAAGGCTTCAACTGTGGGGGAGACAGCACTTTATTTTCAGGCCTAATTTTGATCATTAAACATGGTCATCCAAAAACCAGTCACTTCCAGAACAattctgtaaaaatgcataattggacatcataattttaatattaaactttgtttcatGTGTGCATGAATGTATGTAATACAGTAGGACTACGATTATACAGACTAATGTTGGCAGAGAGCAGGCAGGAAAATGGAAAATCCGGATGTACATTCCTTTTTGAAAACAGCACATACTTTGAGCATTACATGTTgagaattatttttgttttcaataataAATGGGAAAAATACCAACTATTTGTGAtgttatacattttatttttactgtatatCAAGCATAATGTGATGGCTATAATAAAGAGATtacaataaaaaattttaaaaagctaaaGAACCGAAACATCCTGATAACTGGACATCCAGATAATCACAGTTTGGATAATTACATCCTACAGTAAATGCACATAcataatccccctaattctataaacttgggtgCTCAATTTTGCATCTAGTGTGGCCAAATTGCGTGcaaaacttaattaacaagccaatcagtgccgataattggtacttaccaaccaattagcagcactaattagctttaattataatttacacaactttctaggcatattctacaacacagtgtgtataaattctaatgcgtgcagttgaaaagggggcttggcactgggcatggaatggaagggttgtgttttaaaaaattaagctcactgttatggaatacacccaatctgtgcctaacttagtcaCAAGTATTTAGGCTTAGTTTtttgtggcctaaatgggtgcacctataTTTTAGGCACAAGAACTGCATgtgagcgtattctgtaaactacacctaactttaggcgtagtttatagaattatgctAACTGTATGGTTTTACAGTGTCGATTTTTAAAGATGCCATGTATAACATTTACCCACAAGTTTACATAGTATtgtcacttacatgtgtaactgatggtatttaggtgtgagcatttacaccaacctttTGATGGTAAATGCTCGTGTCTAAAGTTACATGCTCAGATACCttgggctagtattctataatgtcttCAGTGCCCAACTTTGCCATTACTGCATACTTGCatagtgcacctaacttctggaactctttcttgaatct
This is a stretch of genomic DNA from Microcaecilia unicolor chromosome 6, aMicUni1.1, whole genome shotgun sequence. It encodes these proteins:
- the APOBEC4 gene encoding putative C->U-editing enzyme APOBEC-4, producing MENIYQEYLAPQGTVVKPYYWLTPNQGCSRCPYHIQTDEGARISYAEFYRTFGFPYGPILVPKQHLLFYELKTFSGTPVQKGRATNCIVFDLHPESILFETGGYLDSLVCHYENIGYLTLYSNYSPCNESGHCCISKMYDFLGRYPSIRLDIYFSQLYHTTHEFPTAPWNREALRSLASLWPRVTLNPLSGGFWQALLYSFVKSVPAASLYQPIMPARALADRYNVQQIQTITGIAPYFVDVSSSTSYPVQEPYKIVPHHNMDINFPQQYSQGVNSGLIPVIALGSPVPFLTMFAPSYGQQQQSYSKPKNIVRHLKMPEELKEERKRILPKETAVQTVQITKQFVNEDKRDRKNK